In Flexistipes sp., one DNA window encodes the following:
- the mobB gene encoding molybdopterin-guanine dinucleotide biosynthesis protein B, with the protein MIPVLSIVGSSDCGKTTLLENLIRELSGRGYKVGTIKHDVHGFDIDKEGKDTYRHKQAGAHSVLISSPWKYALISDVDSEKPLDEIVGFMPLELDIILTEGFKSADKPKIEIFRKNHSDELLCADNPSLVAVATNDKNNSALEGIKNILDLDNTKEIADFIEKHYIQKSYGRVSLTVNGEKIKLNQFARDIVESTLKGVISQLKGCENPKDIDIKIKDI; encoded by the coding sequence ATGATACCGGTCTTATCTATAGTCGGCTCATCCGATTGCGGCAAAACCACGCTACTGGAAAATCTTATCCGGGAACTTTCCGGCAGAGGCTACAAAGTCGGAACAATCAAACATGATGTCCACGGTTTCGACATTGACAAGGAAGGCAAGGATACTTACAGGCATAAACAGGCAGGAGCCCATTCAGTTCTCATTTCTTCCCCCTGGAAATATGCACTGATTTCCGATGTTGACAGTGAAAAACCTCTGGATGAAATTGTCGGATTTATGCCATTGGAACTGGATATTATCCTAACGGAAGGCTTTAAAAGTGCAGATAAGCCCAAAATAGAGATTTTCAGAAAAAACCATTCCGATGAACTCCTGTGTGCTGATAACCCGTCACTTGTTGCAGTTGCCACGAACGATAAAAATAACAGTGCATTGGAAGGTATAAAAAATATTCTTGATCTGGATAATACAAAAGAGATAGCAGATTTCATAGAAAAACATTACATTCAAAAATCATACGGCAGAGTTTCCTTAACGGTAAACGGGGAGAAAATCAAACTAAATCAGTTTGCCAGGGATATAGTGGAATCCACCCTGAAAGGTGTCATCTCCCAGCTGAAAGGTTGTGAAAACCCAAAAGACATCGATATTAAAATAAAAGATATTTAA